Proteins encoded in a region of the Micropterus dolomieu isolate WLL.071019.BEF.003 ecotype Adirondacks linkage group LG07, ASM2129224v1, whole genome shotgun sequence genome:
- the jam2b gene encoding junctional adhesion molecule 2b: protein MNTARMLSLLITLLHSPVSLSVTVSSSKPKVEVHEHTDAVLACEFRTEKDQSPRIEWKKKGKGVTFVYFNGKFTGSYAGRAKIEGATLTIHSVTQKDSGEYRCELTASEDHVNLGEATVTLNVLVPPHVPSCEVPSSVFVGSGLELLCKDKLSVPPATYRWYKDNKALMATADSPYSVDTNKGTLKFKSVSKTDAGMYRCESSNSAGAPKSCVAQHLKVIEYPLNMTILIAGAAGLLALVLFCCICVCVCLRRGCCKKDKKTKSTKSYNPPPPPPIRNLKHYKQTQSFMI from the exons gtcctgtcagtctgtcagtgacAGTAAGCAGCAGTAAACCCAAAGTGGAGGTCCACGAGCACACAG ATGCTGTGCTCGCCTGTGAGTTCAGGACAGAGAAAGATCAGAGCCCTCGAATCGAGtggaagaagaaaggaaaggggGTGACATTTGTGTACTTCAATGGCAAATTTACTG GGTCTTACGCAGGACGTGCAAAGATAGAGGGAGCGACGCTGACAATACACTCTGTTACTCAGAAAGACTCGGGGGAATACCGCTGCGAGTTGACTGCCAGCGAGGACCACGTCAACCTCGGCGAGGCTACTGTAACCCTCAATGTCCTCG TTCCCCCTCATGTGCCGTCCTGCGAGGTGCCGAGCTCTGTGTTTGTGGGCTCAGGCCTGGAGCTCCTCTGTAAGGACAAACTCAGTGTGCCTCCTGCCACCTACCGCTGGTACAAAGACAACAAGGCTCTAATGGCCACTGCAGATTCTCCATACAGCGTTGACACAAACAAGGGCACACTG AAGTTTAAGAGTGTGTCCAAAACAGATGCAGGGATGTACCGCTGTGAGTCCTCCAACAGTGCGGGGGCGCCTAAGAGCTGTGTGGCCCAACATCTCAAAGTTATTGAAT ATCCTTTGAATATGACGATTTTGATAGCAGGTGCTGCAGGTTTACTGGCGCTCGTTCTTTTCtgctgcatctgtgtgtgtgtctgcctacGCCGAGGCTGCTGCAAGA Aggataagaaaacaaaaag CACCAAGTCCTacaaccctcctcctcctcctcccatccGCAAT CTCAAGCACTACAAACAAACTCAGTCCTTCATGATCTGA